The Polypterus senegalus isolate Bchr_013 chromosome 11, ASM1683550v1, whole genome shotgun sequence sequence tatctacagtatctactgGGGGTcccttataccaacagcaatacacctccTCTTACTGTGAGTGGCACTCCCGTgtcaaaagtttttattttttattcttttattgtagTCAGTCTGGTGTGTTCAGGCCATAGTGAGTGTGTggatgtatgtatgaatgtatttttttttttttttattgagcttctgtaaaatgtcaatgaaagatctatctatctatctatctatctatctatctatctatctatctatctatctatctatctatctacctgttatatagtgtcttttctatctatctatctatgatatagtgccattcacatctttctttctttctttctttacatgCAGAGACAATGACAGATACATGGCAGGGAACAGAGAGCGCACAATATCTGGTACAGAACAGATTACGGGGTACATAAAGTGCATTTTTTCGGCATACGTCTCCTGTGTGCCAAATAACAGAACCAAGTGAGATTGTGGAAGGTGTTAAAGgatatgaaaataaaagaatcaaatggCTTAACTGCAAATTCCTGTGTGTCATGTCATTCACTCCCGTATTGTGAAGTTTTGTTAATGTTTCATTAACCTAATTCTAGTGTACACCCTTTGATTACACTAAAGATTGTGTCACATTATGCGACTGTTTGTCGTGGACTATGTCAGATTTCTGAATGCATCCGCTGATCTCACTGCTTCACCCTGTCAAATTACGTGACTGCAAATCacaggccatgtcacatttaccgacTGAGCAGCgatcttccagcacagttgtgctcaCCAATAGTGTACTGCCGGACTGAGCCTGCTGTTTATGAACTGTTAACAGTTGTTTCAGGATCTTCAGCAATCGctgccctttatttattttttccattatgttATGCAAGATACCAGACATCAAACAGACgagtttctcttctgtttgcgaAGTCCACAGCCCCCATGTTGTCTGACTGAGCCGGCGCTGTACCAGTGCTTTGTAAAGGGTTAATAGCCATGGTGCGCTCAGCCTCCACATCATCATCACTTGATTCTATGCATTGCACTGCCGACTGAAGGCTCATTGATTCTCAACTCTCGCATGTAAGCAGGCCGCCCCTGCGATCAAACACATTTGATTTTGTCCTAGCCAGTCATATACTAGCTGGTCTCAGTTGTTAGATATGTCACATTAGTCAATCGGCTTCACATGAGCACAGTGCAACCGCCACCAACTGGCTAAGATTATGTCAATGGAGGCAAGAACTGAAAATTGAGTTGCCTAATGAGACACAGGCTTAAACAACATGTTTtgcatgtatgttttttaatcaaTGTGCTGTTTCTATAAATACGTGAGTCTAAACGCTACCTTAAGTGCATTTATTTTACAAGCCCACTTAAAATCGCATTTGGGAACACAGAGAGTTACAGCCAGTCCCTTTAGCATCAGACATTAGGCAAGAACCATCACTAATGGTCTGAGGCTAAATGTAAATGATATGAcccacattcatccatccattacccaacccactatatcctaactacagtgtcacgggggtctgccagccaacacacggcgcaaggcaggaaacaaaccctgggtagggcgccagcccaccgcagggcacacacacacgccaaccacacactagggacaatttagaatcaccaatgtacctaacctgcatgtctttggactgtgggaggaaaccggagcacccagaagaaactcatgcagacacggggagaacatgcaaactacatgcagggaagacccgggaaacgaacccaagtctccttactgcgaagcagcagcgttactactgcgccaccgtgccacctgacCCACATTCACAAGTAATGAAATGAATTttgctatgttatttttattttcattcctaaTTGTTATTTTAATTGCATCATTGATGCCTTTACAGCACAATTACTATCCAAATTTTTCATGCTGGAGATAGCtgacactgtggtgcagtggttggtgtTCTGGGTTGAAATCATGCACCACACTTTGCCTTTCTGgaggtttgcatattctccctcatTCATTTAGGTATAACTGGTCATGTGTACCATGGACTACACTGCCCCATCCATGGTTGCCTTGTGCCAATGAGCTCCATCTCTTTATTATCCATAAATAATTCATAGCCTTTTCCTTTAATAAGTGTTCACTCAAGGATGGTTTTATAATTATATGGATGGTGATAAGAACCATAAGGAATATGAACTACTATTTGAATAGAAAGGATTAGTGAAGCATCGTAGTGCGCTGGTTAGTGCTGCTATCAACAAACCTCAGTCCTATCACTGTCTCTGTGGAGTTCTACACATTTTCTCCTCAGGTCTGTAGCAGTTTCTCTCTgcaagtatttcatttttttctaacattCCAAACATAGCAGAGTCAAAAGTGTCTGTGTAACAAGTCAAAAGTGGGTGTGATAGACTGGAGATCTGCATGTATTCCAGGCTATTGCCTactaaaacacaaggaaaaaagtCCCAAAGGTTATGAATAATACTagcaataatttaatatatatcaCTGGCACCATCTCACTTAAAAATACAGCAGTAAAACTCTGATTATATCCATGTTTTTAACAACTTCTTCTACTCACTACCACACACTCTCATTCATAAAATGGACTACATTGTTGTACAACTGGCTAATGTGAAACCTGCTTCaaacacaaagaacaatacaCCACTACCAACACAAAAGCCCTTAAGTGCAAAATGGGTCAATCTACCAACTACTGAGAAATGAAAGTTAGATTTACTGAGAACAGAAATGTGTACTGATAAAATACCATGAATGTATGGTAATTGGAAAAGATCGTCACGCTTTCCCTCACAGTACAGCTGAAACAAGAGTCTAAGTAGCAGTGCTGCTGGTGATTACATGAAgggcagcaaaaacataaaaaacatccaCTTTTTCAACATCAATTGATCATTCATTACATATCGGTTTACATTGAGTGATGGTCTACTTAATAAAGTTTCCCcatattgtatttttcatttgccTGTATAAAATTACACTAAAGCTAAACATATTGAAATGATCACTAATTACATCCTAACTTAGTAAACACGTGTTCTTTTGATTAGATCAATATATTTCTTATGTTTATGTCtctcatttatatttaaaaaatcctgTCACGCAACAAGAGTTTTTCAAGTCCCAGAagtcgagactttggccatgagatgctttcaagtcacaccctcctctcaaccatattcaaacacGCACACAGTAGTCTCACctttcattcgtgtgaatgcttttgacagacacagttttctgtcctctcagctcttataaattttaacgttttcctcagtttaaattcccaattaaagaagacgtattatgtccaaatcctattgaagaatttcatcacgaagggttatcaacagaaaaaatgagtacacgggcaatcctagcacagagaaacgatgaagtcaaacgaattaacgccaaaaatgtcgatcggttacatggcaaatttgttaaatgtgtatcaatagactatgctgaaacagttggttgtGATCATACGGAAGATGAAAAAATCAACTtgcaatatcccgaagaatatctacaactgctaacaccgtccagtcttcccccgcacgaattactgtagaaagaaggatgtatccgaGAAAggaaatgtagtacatcttccgtggataacattacacaacaaaggagatcttgatatgccattcgtattaaaacaataacagtttcccgttagaatagcttttgcaaagacaattaacaattctcagagccaaacattcggaaaagtcattttatttaacagagagaaagaaacgacattcaatcacgggcagttatccgttgcattgtcacgatgaaagtccaaacacagaatcaaaattcaatgtaatattgacaaaaatgtaatttaacaaattgtttttactgaagtttaacagtaaaagtgtaagtttaaaatgtatctgtgtgttactttcaaagccaaacagaacgaaatcgtattaccaacaaataactctaacgcaacatgaaacagaatttactttcaaatgattatgtttaactcttttttaatatggttaattactcgctattatgtaaaatagttctattatgcatatgtaacaattcccatgaaaaaaaatcactttaaattGTACAACAGCATCCACGTTcgtgagcggcagaaccgcaaagaggttAGTACGTAGCACAGGCACGGAGGTTGGCAAACGAATCGATCAGGGTGCAAAGCCCCCTACTTTTCTTAAAGAAAGGAAATTGAGTCTATACACTgcttaatttgtacatttttttctggcACTGAAGAGACAACAACATTATTCAATTAACTTAGTAATATGGTTAAGTGTTTAAAGGAAAGGTTTGATGAGCTACTGGGAACACTAAGTAACAATGGCTTTAAGGCAATGAGACGGgtacagagagtgagagagcaccATCCCCACAGATATTTTAACACAGTTCAGCGCACCTTGTGGTTGTAGTAATGGCCATTAATGGAGAAACGGTGCCTCCGGATCCGCCTTTGGTCGCTGGCAGAGCGCTGGGGCCCTCGGCGGAACACACCAGCATCACTCTTTGTCCGCATTAGCTGTGGTGACTCTTCATCCTCTTGACCTGGGAAGAAATGACAGAGCGAGATTGAGGTAATTCCAGAATGCCAGCCTCCCCAGCTAACTTCTGGTCTTGTGCAGTAGGATGTACCTGTGCTTTTCTGTGCAGATTCCTCGCCACTGTCTGCCTCAGTCACCGTTATTGAGATGTCAACCCTGCTGGGAAAAAGTTGAATGGTAGCGTCAAATCTTAGTTGACCTCTGTCCCAATCCCCTCATCTAAACCTACAATACTATTGGTTTCTAACCTCTGTGCCTCCAGGGTGCAGCCTGAATGCCAAGAAGTGGATGATGGGGGTGGCTTGATTCGCTCATTGTCATCTTGCATCTGCAGACGGATTGGCCGATTCAAACCCCAGTATATATTAAGCAGGCCTTCAATAATGAGCTCGTCCTCCTCCTGTGGAACAATAGCAAAGCATTAAAATGGATGATTGTGTAAGCTATGGAAACTTTAACTCTGGATATTGATGTCATCTTCAAAAGAGCTTTCTCATTGCTTAACTCTACCAGCTTTGGTGTCGCATAACTTTATAGTCACTTCAGAGGGTCAGTTGTTGCCTCAGAGAACAGCATCATATAAGTAAGTTTTGGACTCACAAAATGGCCTTTTCCTTTACCATTTACACCCATCATTTGACACACTCTTCCTTCATTCTTTCAGAGCAAAATCATATAAGTAGATTTCCCCCATAGCATGGTCTCATCACCTCTCACAGTCGACTTGCACTCACAAAGAAGCCTCGCACCTCATACAGACGAACTCAGACTCAGGCTGCGATCTTGCCACTCCATCTTTACAACAGCCTTTTCTTATACTGGCACCCTCAACCTCATACAGCAGCTTCACACAACCAGAAATGCCTTCATAAACAGAATCATCCAGACAGCTTCATTCTCAAGGATCAGTCTCACCACTTCTAATGACCATGCCTTGTTATTTCATACTGCCAGCTTTGCTCTTATTACATCATACAGTTAGCCATGCTTTCATAGACTAGTCTCACCACCTCATACAGCCATCCTTGTCCTTACTGAGCTCTCAAACTGCTAGTCTTGCACTTACAATTTGGCTTTTAATCACCTCATACAGTTCCACTCACCCATTACGAGTGGTAATCTTGCCATTCCACTTCAAGAATAGAATCACCCATCTTGCCTTACCGTCACAGAACAGCCTCAATTTCTTACAGAGCCAGACTCGGAGAGCAGTTTCATACTATCCCGTCTTTTCGTAAAACCAGTCTTGCATTCAGAGGGAAGGTTTCGTCATTGGCCCTCAGAGAGCTGCTCTCATTGACTTTATAGTGCCAGCGTTCCCATCATATCTTAGAGTCAGATTTAATTTACTCACCACAAATCCTTTTAACTCCTCTCATTGCTACCGCATCACTACACCGTAATAACAACAGTGTGTTAATGCCTCACAAAGCCAGCTTTactctattttgatttttttcaaagacAGTCCTTTGCTGCTGTATTGTTGgccttttttcacttattttcaaAGAACCAGTCTTGCTCTCATATGCCCAGTCCGATCTTCACTGAATCAGCTTCCCTTTCATATTAACAGTTCTGCCACCTTATTTTCATAGACTCATTACTCTCATGTATGAAAGTTGAGAAGCCTTGAACTGGGCACCCCACTCTACTGGATGGAACGGTTCTTCATGAGGAATGGTTCTGCCAGTGCCTTGCTATATGGCTATTTACATACCTCCCGATGCCTCAGCTGCAGGTTCTGTCCCTCATAATACAGGTTGTATGTTTTCAGATAAGTCAAAAGTTCAACCCTACAATGCAAACAAAATATCTCTGTCATAAGCAGTTAGACACCAAGCAACAGGCCTTACAAAAATGATGTCTCTAAAGGCAGTCTCTCACTGTACAGTCCAAGAACAAATGCTAAGCTGGTGCCACTCACTTGCCAATAAACTTGTTCTCCCCAATCTGAACTGAGTCCTGGTGGCTCTCCATGCTTCCTCAGCCAGAGGGAACCATCGACAATTCTGTAAGGATAAAATTTGCACAGAGATTACAAAGCTCCTGATAAGCTATCCAACGGATCGAAACATGTAAATCGTATCTTTCGTAAAtgtaacattagcttccactgttatgctgatgacacccagctctatctcactagcaaacctccTTTTTCCTTGCCACCcccctcacttactgattgcatagcagaaatcaaattctggttttcttcaaattttcttaaattaaaatgtgaCAAACATGAGGTTCTTCTCATtgttacaaaatcaacattatccaaaactgataatttttcatttgttattgataattcctctatCTCCctttccccacaggttaagactctgggtgtcatccttgacagtactttatcctttcaatcccacatcaataacatctcctggtctgcatatttccacttgtgtaacattaatcatattctcccctccctcactccccataccactgatATCCTTCTTCATAGCCATGTCGTTTGGattatttttaattcctttttctttggtcttcctcgcaaatctctttataatctttaactggtccagaattcagctacCCGAATCATTACTAGAACCTCCTCTACTTaccatatcactcccatcttgcagcagcttcactggctttcAGTTAAGTTCCACACtgacttcaaaattctcctactaacatttaaggctatccacaaccttgcccctccatatctgtctgacctcctccatgttgccattccctcct is a genomic window containing:
- the rassf2a gene encoding ras association domain-containing protein 2a isoform X1, with the translated sequence MESHQDSVQIGENKFIGKVELLTYLKTYNLYYEGQNLQLRHREEEDELIIEGLLNIYWGLNRPIRLQMQDDNERIKPPPSSTSWHSGCTLEAQSRVDISITVTEADSGEESAQKSTGQEDEESPQLMRTKSDAGVFRRGPQRSASDQRRIRRHRFSINGHYYNHKTSVFTPKFGSMTNVRINSTMSTPQVLRLLLNKFKIENCPDEFALYLVHTSGERQRLKSTDYPLLVRILQGPCEEVCRIFLLEKDWSEVTYDVAQYIRFEMPVLMSFITKLQEEEDREVQKLKSKYNVMRSMIEQRIIQYRAEGPTAM
- the rassf2a gene encoding ras association domain-containing protein 2a isoform X2; this encodes MESHQDSVQIGENKFIGKVELLTYLKTYNLYYEGQNLQLRHREEEDELIIEGLLNIYWGLNRPIRLQMQDDNERIKPPPSSTSWHSGCTLEAQRVDISITVTEADSGEESAQKSTGQEDEESPQLMRTKSDAGVFRRGPQRSASDQRRIRRHRFSINGHYYNHKTSVFTPKFGSMTNVRINSTMSTPQVLRLLLNKFKIENCPDEFALYLVHTSGERQRLKSTDYPLLVRILQGPCEEVCRIFLLEKDWSEVTYDVAQYIRFEMPVLMSFITKLQEEEDREVQKLKSKYNVMRSMIEQRIIQYRAEGPTAM